The nucleotide window aagaaggaggaaGTGGAAGAGGATGAGGAAGCATACCCGTCAACAACGCACGATGGGCAGCAGGCAGTGACAGACAACTACATGAGGCGAAACGGGAAGGGTTTGTATTTAGGGCAAAGAGAGCACACTAATGCGAGCATAAAGTATGTTTTCTAATTTATTCTAAGATTAGGACAGGGCCGTACAGGATGGGGGCTGATCCATGTAGGTTAAAGCTCGGACAATCACGACCAATCATTGCGCACCGATaacaacttcattcaacgaaTCATTCGTCGCTTTTATATACTTGTACatatgcttggcagcatgttttgctttagttttgtgtgtttttgcttgtaaaaatgtaagcttGAACGGTTTGCAGTGCTGCAGTGCGATCGCTCATCGTTCTGGACAAAACTGTCCCAAAATGAATTCGTTTTTGCATACTATGGCTTGTTTTCTGTAGACCGCATGCGAAACGTCAGtcatcttagcaccctggaaccaccaaGGGGATTGGGGCTTTAGGGTAGTGTCgggtgttgaacaatcttcacaagttcgtacgttaacttgacgggaacttgtctttgTGCCCGACACTCGATGAGCAATTGTTTGCAGACTTGCAACCGTTCGTTCAGCCTTCTAAAGTCTTGTTTTCTCTttcctctcttgcactcaagatgctcgttgaattacttgtaaagcttccctctttgcaaGACATCGAGATTTGTCTGCCGCTCgtcttcaaactaatcaacttgttttataggtcctttgggaccggtacgaggttgcaactaggttgaTCCTTTTGAGGACACATATATCGCAAGggcacctcatgacttaggcaatctcaactaagtccgagaagttggtgcaagggcacttcacgacttaggcaactccagctaagtccgtgaattTGCTGCAAGggtgcttcatgacttaggcaattccagctaagtccgtgacaggatGGTACATATTGCTAGTTTCGTACTTTCTTGCTGGTCTAGCCAAAACATCAAACCATGCTTTCTAGTGAATATGTTCATGCACATCCTTAAACCAAGCTCTTCATAATTAAGAAAGCATAGGTGCCATAAAACCAAAATTGGTTTTCCACCACTCAGTGCTTGATTTCTGTTTATGTAGTATCCAATTGTAAGTATGTCTCAGTTTATATTTCTCCAGTTTTTCCATCCAACCTCCTCTTGACATCTGCCTTGCCATTCTCTTTTCTGCACATTCATCTTCATTTTATAATCCTCTTTCACCAGCTACTGTTAAGGCTTTGCATGATTTCAGAATTGTTTGAATAGGCAAATGATATTATGCTCTTTCCATGAAACACATTCTACCTACATCTTCTAGATGCcactaaatattttatatgatataaACTTCTAGCATAAAATATAATCCAGTACATAGTCCAAAACATGCCTTCATCATGATGAACTCTTTAACACCAAAAATCATGCAAGACAGCACAAAATAGAAATCATGAATAAAAGAACAACAAAATGAAAACATGTTGAAGCCATTGAAACATGAATATGTACCAAAAACAATCTGCATTACTTACCTACAGGTATGAAGGTGAAATCTGCTATTCTCTTCTCAATAGCTTGAATGATTTGATCTTGTCCTCTTCTAAGAAACATCCCTGAGCTTGTCCGAACCCTGAAAAAAAGCTATTACAGTTAGACATATCAAATTAACATAGAAATCCAGAACATCTTAAGAGACATCTGTGATATGTAAACCTGCTATCTGTACTCCGCCCAGTAGTGCTATCTACAACTGTTGACTTCTTCATATAAGGCTTTGCCAGTTCAATTAGGTACTCGCACTCTTCCTTGGACTGACAAACATATAAAATAtcagtatttgtgatttcacatgaatatcattCACAAAACACAAtagaattagaaaaataaaaatctaatatgCAAGTTAGATGCCACGGCCAAAAGTTGGATGTTAATCTAGACCAACCCGAAATCAATGTCAGCACTTGAGGCCACTATACTGTTGAACAATTCTCTTATTAAGCCATATTTAAGTAAATACTAACAGAAATCTAACAGTATCCATTTACAATGACGTCTTAAAATATAGTATGGCCAAAATTCAACTATGAAACCACACGTCAAATCATGAAATTGCCTTAACAAATTCAATTTGAGAAAAGACCCACAGGACAGTTAAGTTTTACAACATGTTTTTAAATTTCAAGTATATGATTCTGTATTGAACAATAACTATGTGAATTGCCCTACAAGCAAATAAAAAGCCAAGTGAAAGGTAAATTCTGacctaaattttaaattttgaagaaaataattttaaaataatgcaTAGGTGTGAGTTGGCATTGATGAGGAcatgatctttaaaaaaaattctaatatggtatgatttaaaattaataaaaaaaagataaaggagGATGCATTTGGTAAACAAAGTTATGTTGTGGTTTTGATTTAATGAAAATGAAACACATCACAACAGATGTGCGGATTAATGTCAGAAAAGATGCTGATGAATTTTGAATACTTAAAATAAGGGAAACCAATCAACTCACATATAAATGAGGAAGATACTAAAAATATTCATGTATCTAAGACGAACAGAAATGAATAAAGAATCACTGACATATAATGGGTTTGGCTCACAACTTAACTTCACATTTTTGGGTTTTGAATTATATTGCTGTCCAAtctttatatgtgtgtgtgtgtatatattagCCTCGACCAAGATTTGAATCTCTGAGAAAAAAAATTCTAACATACCAATGCAGGTCTCGTACCATGCAAAGCATGCACCAATGTATCTTCGTTACCTCATGTAGGATGGTAATGGTGTTTCATCTATTCCATGTTGGCTGACATGTACTAACCCACTGAGAAATGTTAAAGTAATCATACATGAGATAGGTATCTTGATTCTTCAACGCAACTCCTTTATGCCAAATTTGGAATACACTGTCAAATGTAAAGCTTTTATTGTATTACATTTACATGTATAATCTAACTTTATTAGCAAACCTACTAAAATATCACTTTTCTTTAttccaaaattaaaaaataaacaagAATGGTTTGATGATCTGTGAAAGCTTGTTGTGGCAAATGCCTCATCTTAAAAAGGAGGAAAATTTTACACAAAATTAATAAATCCAATGGCATTTAAGCACAATTAAGATGCTCCAGTAGTATCATCCATCATATAAATGGAAACATTACCAACACATTATCTCAGTCCATAGATGGTAAATTCAAGGGACATTATGATGCTAATCTATGAATACTGTCACAAAATATACAACCAAAGGTATGTTGTGCCTTGCCTTGTACTAGGAAACCGGTGGCTGGATTTACATCCTTTTATCTTGGTCATGATCATGCACTCATATTATGTCTTGTTCATCGCCTGGATAATGCAAATTCAACGATGGTGGCATCTCAATAATTATTCTTGGAAGGTGacagtttctaaattttgtatgACCCCTCTGATAGCAACCACAACTAAACGATAGCCGATCCTTTTTCCCATATGCAAGAAATGAACTGTAGATTATAAATCACTCATATCCAGAGATTGCGTCCATCCTAATCTATGATTATGAAGATCTCATCTACTAAATGTTTCAACACAGAACAATATTTTTCAAGTGCTTGGATATATATACTGGCACTATTCAGCAGGCATCAACAAGACAATAACAACATCACACGCCAGTACAATGACAGCATTACGTATACAATAGCATAATTGGTACCTTAATCCATGCTCGATACGTGAAATCTAGGAAGGAGTTTATCTGCTTGTGCATGAAATGATTATTCTGCATAATAACTTACCTTTCTGGAAATATATTTGTAACAATCTAGATATATGGCACCTAACATGAGACCCGTGATGCAAATTACCCATCTTAAGGGAGCTAATATGTTCATCAGCAAGAAAGCTTAGACTATATCAGGATTAAACAGATAGTCCTATGTAACTGTTTCCCAACTCTAAATGGAAAGATTTGTTTATAAATTCGAAGATTTCACATAAAGAATGAATCCTTTGAACAATACGTTGACACAATTCAGCACAACTAATATCTAAGCACGCGGTAAGATCAAGAATAAATACCAGGAAGTTGTGAAAGAGGAAGGCCCTCGGTTCCCAAGAGAGTACTTCCGTCCATTGCTCCCCTGTCTCCTGGAGTTCATCTCTCCTGCGAATTCTCAAATTCAAGAGGAACAGTGTGAAAGAAAGCCTTCAGATCGACCAACACAAAGAACGAAATCATAGCGAGCGATTCGTCCGTACGCCTCGCGGACGGAGCGGTGTACTTCGGCCACCCGGCCGTCCTCGGAAACCGCGGGGAGGGAGAAGGCGCCGAGCGCGAGGAGCACCAGCAGGACGACGGAGATGGTGAGGAGGGCCACCAGGATCAGCGTCGGAGGTCTCCGGGGGTGGCGCGCGCCCTTCGCCATGGCCACCGCCCTCTGGGCAAGTCCGCCGATCAGCTCTCGGCGGTCTACTTCGCCGTGAAACCGAGGgaggactatcgaaagcggcacttggTTTCCTATGATAAATTAGAAGATTTGGCAATCGTCAGAAGTAAaacagggatatttttagtcaaaaaacagaaagaaaaatacaaattatttgtgttgagagtgggatttgaacccacgctctttcggacttaatctggcgccttagaccaactcggccatctcaaCTTTACATCATATTGTTATTTGACCGAATAAAATAAATAGTTTTGTCGAAAATATAAGTGATAATTTatttgttgagagtgggatttgaacccacgccctttcggaccagaaccttaatctggcgccttagaccaactcggccatctcaaCTTTACATCATATTGTTAttttaacaaataaaataaatatggcgccttagaccaactcggccatctcaaCTTTATATCATATTGTTAttttaacaaataaaataaatagtttCGTCGAAAATATAAGTGATAATTTatttgttgagagtgggatttgaacccacgccttttcggaccagaaccttaatctggcgccttagaccaactcggccatctcaaCTTTACATCATAttgttattttaataaataaaataaatatgtttGAAGAAAGTCATAATTTATTTgtcgagagtgggatttgaacccacgccctttcggaccagaaccttaatctggcgccttagaccaactcggccatctcaaCTTTGCGTAATAATGATATTCTAACTTTTATTTCTGATTTAATTGTCCGATGTGTGAATTTTCATTGACTTAATAAAGCTGACAATTGTCCGGATTTCTTTAATTCAAACACTCTTATAAATTAGCTCATTTCGGATCTGATGTGAAAGGAAATGGGAACATTACTATTTCAAAGAAGTAGGGAAACATTGACTGCTGTTCCATAAACAAGAATGGTGAATAATGCTTAATGCTGTTGGCAGGGCCACTCAATGAGCTTCTCTCCACATGAAGGGAATTGATTGCATATCAATTCTTCTGAACTACCTCAAGTGATTGATGCATTTGAATCAGTCTGGCTGCTTTTTATTTGACGAGTCCTTTTCTCCAGCTCCAGCCAATTGTTTGCAGCTCATATGCCATTCATTAATATCCATGGCAAGCTGCAGTGTGGTGATGGTGGATGGACTTGAATGACTGGTGTATCTGAAGCCTTACCAAGGAACTAAAACAGTGATGGTCTTCTGCTCACAGCTAATAATTTACTATGTGAAGGAAAAAGAAGAATCTATATTTTCCTTTAAAGCATGATCTGGTTCCATGTTATCATGGCGTCAGACTGTGTAAGGTTGTTTAGTATGACTGAGTGACAGGATTGACATCACTGAATTTAACATTTTTCTACATGGGTGTGTATTTTGTCAAGGATTTTGATGCTTCCTAGGTTCTGTGTACGGTTGTTAAAGATGACAGGTACTGATAACCAAAATTAGATACTCTGTTGGATTCTATGGATGGCAGTGTCTGAAAAATTCATTTCAAGTTCAAAGCATCTTGTCTGCTTCTAGTCTTTCCTTGTCTCCATGAAGAGCAGTCTAGGTTGTGATAATCCATGCTTTAGGAGTATTCATAGTATTGTAACTCACAATCTAATTTTTGAGAGTCTTTGTCATCTGCTGCTAGTTTATGTCTGGAAGTCAATATTTGAGGACAAGACATTAAATTTGTAGGGTCTTCGTAGGAAAACATACCAAAGTACTTTACATAAACTTGTTTCTGTGTGGTTTCTGAATGATTTCCTTCATTCTGAAACTTTCAGAAATAAAAAGGTTTCAACTTGCCAACTTGCAAAGCTCTCAATCTCAAATTCATTCTCCAACGGATGAGCTCCTTTTGCTTCTTACATGTTGATCTGCAAATAAGTTATGACCACCATAATTGTTCTTTTGTTCCTTAATTTAAGTAAAAGGAGTTTCAGAATTCTATAGCATGAAAGGAATAATTAGTGCTGAAAGAGTTCTAAAATTGGCAAGGCAGATGCAGAATTTATCAACAAAGCAATGCAGTTTTACCTGTGTTGTTTGTACTCAGTTCATTTAGAGGAGATGTTTTTTACAGATCAACAGATAGCATTGTTTGCTTGCAAGAAACTTAATCCATAGCTTGCCTTGTTTTTTTTGGGAATTAATAAAGGGGCAAAATTGTTCCTTTCAGATGAGTGTGATGTCTGTGTGGCCTAATAGAACATCGTCAAGGTGGAAGTGAATCAGTACAAGGAAAAGCATTATAGATACAATGCTACATGAATTAAAGCGTGTATGAGATCTAGAGAGGTTTAGCAATTGGTGAGTAATGGATAAATACCCTTCAGATCAACTGGTGAGGACACTGCACAACAAAAACGGTCTCTCCAATCAGATCATTGGCCTACAGTTACATGAAAACACCATGGCAAGCTTGCAGTCCTGCTCAGTTTCAGTATCAGCAGAGTTTGGGGTTAAAGAATCAATTGAGCCACAGCAATTTCTGACACTTTGCATAGTTGGATGTGCGATCAAACACCAAATCCAAGTTCCAGTGCAGTATCTCCCACAGGACTTCATTGATCTGATCTGAGGACCACCATCTTCAATATTGTTTGCCAATTAAGGCTTGAAAGATGCTGCTCTCTCTTTGAAACTTATCCACCTTCTTCCACCATGTTCAGCTTTAATGtctttttaatcttttttccTACTATTTTGTCCTGTTTGTGAGACATTGCTTCAGTTTTATAAACTTCTGTGAGAATGATGATTGAATTCACAATTTTTTTCTAATGCAAACATTTTGTTTGAGCTTTTCTTGAAAATGACTTGTGGTCATTGAAATGCCAGACATGAATTCTAGCCAAGTGGAATTGTTTGCTTGAATTCTAGCCAAAATATACTAGTCCTTATTCTGTTCTGCATCTTTCACTTACAGATCCATCCTCCCCAGATCTTATACTACTGGTGGCCACTACTATGAACCTTACTATCCATGTCAACTCATCGGTTTCCATCTGCGACTAATGAAGTTCATTGTTGTGCATgagcaagaaaaaagaaaagaaaaaatggcAGTAATAGTCAAATGCTATCCTTGCAAAATTCCAGTTACAGATTTACCACTTCTTAAAGTATAAAGTAGGATAGACTCCTGCATTTATACAAAAAACTAATTATGCACTGTCATGAACATGAACTTGTAAGCTTTGATACTACCTTGTGTCGAAAAGAGATCACCATAAAACCGATCACTTGTAAGTATCACATGTCCTGTGCGGTAAGTTCTTGGAGCTGGTTTCTTAACTACTGCTGGTGGAGCTGGATTCAATCTCGACGACATAGCCCCTGAGTGAAGGTGTCCTGTTTGCAAGATCTACCGATGAACTTTTCTTCTGCTGTAGCCTTCTTCTTGCAATGTATCCTCTTGCCCATGGAGTCACATCCTCGCTGATCTTGATCATCATCAAGAAAATGATCCGGTAGATGACGATCATGCTGAAGAGGGCTGCAAGGTCCCACCATTTTGACCGGTTGACGTCGATCTGAAAGACATTCTCAAGTATGTATTCTCCCGGAATCTTTGGGAGGTCTGGTGTTTGATTGTCAAATATGAGACCCTTCAAGTCATTTTGATACTGACCCTGTTTGACAAAGTGAAGGTATCACTATCGGAAAGATGGATGAATGCATTCAATGTTAGGATGGGCATCGCCATCTTCTCTTTACCTGTAGTGCCCAGTAGTGGAAACTGATGTATGACATGGGATATCGCCAGAAGGGCTTTGGGATGTCGTTAGGGAGTCGAAAGTAGCCAGAAACAAGCATGAATATTCCCTGTTGAAGGTGAAATCATGAGATGAGTTCATAGTTAAAGAATGCAGAATCATGTGACTGTCAATCAGATGAGAAGCAACAGGAAGCATGATTGTTTCTGATGAAGTATAGCTCTTCAGAACGataatatattttgatttcaGGATAAGCCAGCACGCATTATCTACTTCCAATTCCTGAAGTGTGCCTTGAAATCTGCTGCCTTTCCTAGCTTGGTCTTGACTAACAAAACTTATATCTGAAGATTGATGAACTGAACAATTATATGAAGATTTTGTTTTATGCTGATTCATAATTCTTGGCTTGTCATTCACCACATAGAAATTCTGCAttagattcatgtgcagaaaacttATATGGTTTCAACCTTTGTTGTGATTCTAAAGGTAGGCAATTCACTGGACAAAAGAACAAGAACCAAGTAAGCTTGCAGGAATCGAATCGATGTCGGTTACCTGAATTCCAGCTCCTATGATGATGCCCATGAGGAAATTTGGCACTACACTGGCTATGGCCATCATCAAACTCTCGACCACCGTCACACTGGCGTAGAGGTTCAACACGAAGAACAGGTAATGCATGAAGCCCGGATGAAGGCGTACCATAAAATAGCACAGAGTTCCTGAGACCATGGTTATCGTGATCAGAAAAGGCATTGCAGAGAGTGTATTGCTGATGACAAATGCTACGACACCGTAATGCCCGTTAAGCCTCTCTCTTTGGAAAACCTGCATGAGGATGACAGCGTCATGCAGTTGAACTATAACAATAACCCGATTAACAATTAAAGCAGACCTTCATGTCTTCCACAAACGATGGGAATCCTCCAATAGACATGAATGTGACGAAGCCGAAGACAAATGATGCACATGCACCCCTGGCCTGTTATCGAATATAATGGCTACAGGTTAGAACACTAAATTCAAGGCTAACGATCTGAAATCTTTTGTTCATTGGACTTTATCCATTTAGTTATCTTCAGTACATCTAACATAAACCTAGAAGATTATTAATCACGGCAAGTTGTTAGCTAGAAATGAATGTGCTCAGGTGGAAGGATGTGAACAGAGTACCAGTATGGATGTGTATCCAGTTCCAACATTCAAGTAGATAGTTCCAATACAGATGGTcacaacaatgtagatcagtagcCTCAGCCAGTAATAGCCAAAATCCCTGGACATGTTGACGAACGATCGCTTTGTTAAGGTGAAGGCCTGCATCAAGAAGCTAGCTTGACTGCCTCCTGAATCCAGCACCGTTCCTTTCTGCAATATTCGCTGTTCGTTAGCTCTGTCTTAAGGAATGGATAAAGGTTCTGATGAGGAAAATTAGAACTTACTACTCGGGAGATCTCATCCACTTTCTCCCTTGCTGTGTAATTATACTGGGAACGACTGTAGAACTCAGTCAGCCTTCTGATAGCTTCAGATGTTGTCATTCTTTCCAGGGGATCGTCACTCCTTTCAAGCTGTGGAAGATACAAGCGGCATAA belongs to Musa acuminata AAA Group cultivar baxijiao chromosome BXJ3-5, Cavendish_Baxijiao_AAA, whole genome shotgun sequence and includes:
- the LOC103984793 gene encoding probable prolyl 4-hydroxylase 3, which encodes MAKGARHPRRPPTLILVALLTISVVLLVLLALGAFSLPAVSEDGRVAEVHRSVREARDELQETGEQWTEVLSWEPRAFLFHNFLSKEECEYLIELAKPYMKKSTVVDSTTGRSTDSRVRTSSGMFLRRGQDQIIQAIEKRIADFTFIPVEHGEGLQVLHYEVGQKYEPHYDYFVDEFNTRNGGQRLATLLMYLSDVEEGGETVFPSAKVFSSSLPWYTELSECGKKGLSIKPKMGDALLFWSMRPDATLDPSSLHGGCPVIRGNKWSSTKWMHIREFRA
- the LOC135639219 gene encoding ABC transporter G family member 11-like; translation: MKAVDVRSSAGQVMVEIEANKPSGNGIVVGGLSPLSETLWKEKTNTELIGDVSARLTWKDLTVTVTLSNGETHRVLEGLTGYAEPGTLTALMGPSGSGKSTLLDALASRLATNAFLSGTILLNGRKTKLSFGTAAYVTQDDTLIGTLTVREMISYSARLRLPDKMPREEKRALVEGTIMEMGLQDCADTVIGNWHLRGISGGEKRRVSIGLEILMRPRLLFLDEPTSGLDSASAFFVTQTLRGLSRDGRTVIASVHQPSSEVFELFDRLYLLSGGKTVYFGRASEACEFFAQAGFPCPPLRNPSDHFLRCINADFDKVKATLKGSLKTRLERSDDPLERMTTSEAIRRLTEFYSRSQYNYTAREKVDEISRVKGTVLDSGGSQASFLMQAFTLTKRSFVNMSRDFGYYWLRLLIYIVVTICIGTIYLNVGTGYTSILARGACASFVFGFVTFMSIGGFPSFVEDMKVFQRERLNGHYGVVAFVISNTLSAMPFLITITMVSGTLCYFMVRLHPGFMHYLFFVLNLYASVTVVESLMMAIASVVPNFLMGIIIGAGIQGIFMLVSGYFRLPNDIPKPFWRYPMSYISFHYWALQGQYQNDLKGLIFDNQTPDLPKIPGEYILENVFQIDVNRSKWWDLAALFSMIVIYRIIFLMMIKISEDVTPWARGYIARRRLQQKKSSSVDLANRTPSLRGYVVEIESSSTSSS